One Jeotgalicoccus saudimassiliensis DNA window includes the following coding sequences:
- a CDS encoding uracil/xanthine transporter encodes MKKYLKDVDNWLGGLQWLMYIFINTVVVPITMGAAFDLSQAEIVSTMQFSFIIGGVACLLQVFIGHRRPIMDGPSGLWWGVLLALSSLAAAQGMPIAEVGGSIATGLVITGILTVIIGLTGFGYYLEKLFNPSVMGVFMLLFGVSLCISFFKGMVGLPFGGGDGPTEIQVGPAILSFVIVALVLILTIRGSNKLSQYAMLVGIVVGWPAYLLFFGTDAQLTSGTTSSLEIFWFPLGSPAWNIGIILTVVITGMLNLSKQYGAIKGTDPLYPDSPSTSKDYRNSFTITGIMTIIPGFLGLVPYSPFVSSIGFIQQTKIYERMPFIFGSVMFFVMGAIPQIGSFFTLIPLSVGCAVLFVSYVQLFGSAWDWFKLVEFNSLNIYRAAIPLFLGLVLMAIPGSAFASLPGYVQPLLSSGLLMGTIISIAVENFMNWDKVGATISNNIGKNIEKEEPVNKL; translated from the coding sequence ATGAAGAAATATCTTAAAGATGTCGATAACTGGCTTGGCGGCCTGCAATGGTTAATGTATATATTTATAAACACTGTTGTTGTACCGATTACGATGGGGGCAGCGTTCGACCTGTCACAGGCAGAAATCGTCAGTACAATGCAGTTCTCATTCATTATCGGTGGAGTTGCCTGTCTGTTACAGGTATTTATCGGTCACAGAAGACCAATTATGGACGGTCCTTCGGGTCTGTGGTGGGGCGTTCTTTTAGCACTGTCTTCACTGGCGGCAGCACAGGGTATGCCTATTGCTGAAGTCGGCGGAAGTATCGCAACAGGATTAGTAATTACAGGTATCCTTACTGTAATTATCGGTTTAACCGGTTTCGGTTATTACCTTGAGAAATTATTTAACCCGAGTGTTATGGGTGTGTTTATGCTTTTATTCGGTGTTTCACTTTGTATCAGTTTCTTCAAAGGTATGGTCGGCCTGCCGTTTGGCGGCGGAGACGGCCCGACAGAAATTCAGGTCGGTCCTGCAATTCTGTCATTCGTCATTGTGGCACTTGTCCTGATCTTAACGATCCGCGGTTCGAATAAACTGTCACAGTACGCAATGCTTGTCGGTATTGTAGTCGGCTGGCCTGCATACTTACTGTTCTTCGGTACAGATGCACAGCTTACAAGCGGCACTACAAGCTCACTTGAAATTTTCTGGTTCCCGCTCGGTTCACCGGCATGGAACATCGGTATCATACTTACTGTAGTGATTACAGGTATGCTTAACTTATCCAAGCAGTATGGTGCAATTAAAGGTACAGATCCACTTTATCCGGATTCACCTTCGACGAGCAAAGATTACAGAAACTCATTTACGATTACTGGTATTATGACAATCATTCCAGGCTTCCTCGGACTGGTTCCATACTCACCATTCGTATCATCAATCGGATTTATTCAGCAGACTAAAATTTACGAACGCATGCCGTTTATCTTCGGTTCTGTAATGTTCTTCGTAATGGGTGCCATCCCGCAAATCGGTTCATTCTTTACACTGATTCCGTTAAGCGTAGGGTGTGCGGTACTGTTCGTGTCATACGTTCAGCTGTTCGGCTCTGCGTGGGACTGGTTCAAGCTTGTGGAGTTCAACAGCCTGAACATTTACCGTGCAGCAATTCCTCTATTCCTCGGACTTGTACTGATGGCAATTCCAGGTTCAGCATTCGCAAGTCTTCCGGGATATGTACAGCCATTACTTTCAAGCGGACTGTTAATGGGTACGATTATCTCTATTGCAGTGGAAAACTTTATGAACTGGGATAAAGTCGGAGCGACAATCTCAAACAATATCGGTAAGAATATCGAAAAAGAAGAACCGGTTAATAAATTATAA
- a CDS encoding AEC family transporter, whose protein sequence is MTEFLFILTNVMLPIAIIVLIGYTAQLKLNLDRPTLGKLMINYIIPGFIFMNLYKSNIDFTLLLYIMVFLFIFALISYAASVIIAKISGVKGQHTVLFTNSSLFYNAGNYGVPVNDLVFKSDPFAMSVQVMMVVFQNIIAYSYGIFVLSAENTGKFKALLGYFKMPIFYGLFLGLLFNYFNVGLPAPVISSLDYIREAMIGMVLFILGTQIAGIRFRHLRVTAFIATVVKLLIIPALALPLLLLFNVDGVVAQAILITTAMPASVNSSVIAQQYSSDPEYAAEIVMMSTLLSAVTLPFVIYTALAVF, encoded by the coding sequence ATGACTGAGTTTCTGTTTATACTAACGAATGTGATGCTGCCGATAGCGATTATTGTCTTGATCGGCTATACAGCACAGCTGAAATTAAATCTCGACCGGCCGACGCTCGGGAAGCTGATGATCAATTATATTATCCCGGGCTTTATATTTATGAACCTGTACAAATCAAATATTGATTTTACTCTCCTGTTATACATAATGGTGTTCCTGTTTATCTTTGCGCTGATTTCATACGCGGCATCGGTAATTATTGCAAAAATATCGGGAGTGAAAGGTCAGCATACAGTGCTGTTTACGAACTCCAGCCTGTTTTATAACGCGGGCAACTACGGAGTGCCGGTGAACGACCTCGTATTTAAGAGTGATCCGTTTGCGATGAGTGTTCAGGTGATGATGGTTGTCTTCCAGAATATCATCGCCTATTCATACGGCATATTCGTACTGAGCGCCGAAAACACGGGGAAATTCAAAGCACTGCTCGGTTACTTTAAAATGCCGATATTTTACGGCCTGTTTTTAGGTCTGTTATTTAACTACTTTAATGTCGGTTTACCTGCACCGGTCATTTCCTCGCTTGATTACATCAGGGAAGCGATGATCGGGATGGTACTCTTTATTCTCGGAACGCAGATTGCCGGAATAAGATTCCGTCATTTGAGGGTTACAGCATTTATTGCAACAGTTGTAAAACTGCTGATTATACCGGCACTGGCACTGCCGCTCCTGCTGTTATTTAACGTCGATGGTGTCGTTGCACAGGCGATACTTATTACGACAGCAATGCCTGCAAGTGTAAACAGCTCGGTGATAGCCCAGCAGTACAGCAGCGATCCCGAATACGCTGCTGAAATTGTCATGATGAGCACACTGCTCAGTGCAGTAACACTGCCGTTTGTAATATATACCGCACTGGCTGTATTTTAA
- a CDS encoding YaiI/YqxD family protein produces the protein MKVIIDADACPVKDIVTKETRDKNIEVILVSSLSHFSSKELESHVRTVYVDAGPDAADYKIVELAEAGDVIVTQDYGLASLLLPKGCTVLHHTGFEYNRTNMDHLLETRHMSSVIRRGGGRTKGPKALSQNDKNSFLTLFKQSIREK, from the coding sequence ATGAAAGTAATTATCGATGCGGACGCCTGTCCGGTAAAAGACATTGTAACGAAGGAAACGCGGGATAAAAATATTGAAGTCATACTCGTTTCGAGTCTGTCCCACTTCAGTTCAAAAGAGCTGGAATCCCATGTCAGAACCGTATATGTCGATGCCGGTCCCGACGCCGCAGATTATAAAATTGTCGAGCTCGCCGAAGCGGGGGATGTTATTGTAACGCAGGATTACGGACTTGCATCACTGCTTCTGCCAAAAGGCTGTACGGTACTGCACCATACAGGGTTTGAGTATAACCGGACGAATATGGATCACCTGCTTGAAACGCGTCATATGAGCAGCGTTATCAGAAGAGGCGGCGGTAGAACAAAAGGACCGAAAGCACTGTCTCAGAATGATAAAAACTCATTTTTAACGTTATTTAAACAATCTATCAGAGAGAAATAA
- a CDS encoding thiol-disulfide oxidoreductase DCC family protein, producing the protein MKVLIFDGDCSFCNFFVRFTVRINQNPELRITDFNTGWTNENYTPNSDTDSVIYINGRNTYIYSDAVLHMLADANRLFKPVILFKLIPKFIRDTIYKTIAKYRKNIPVKNICERPNQKFLDMYLA; encoded by the coding sequence ATGAAAGTACTGATATTTGACGGAGACTGCAGTTTCTGTAATTTCTTTGTACGCTTTACAGTACGTATCAATCAGAATCCCGAACTCCGCATTACCGACTTTAATACAGGATGGACGAACGAAAATTATACGCCGAACAGCGATACAGACAGCGTTATTTATATTAACGGCAGGAACACTTATATCTACTCTGATGCCGTACTGCATATGCTTGCGGACGCGAACAGATTATTTAAGCCCGTTATATTATTTAAACTGATTCCTAAATTTATACGGGATACAATTTATAAAACGATTGCGAAGTACCGTAAGAATATTCCGGTGAAGAATATCTGTGAGCGGCCGAATCAAAAATTTCTCGATATGTATTTAGCATAA
- a CDS encoding YfiT family bacillithiol transferase — protein sequence MDVRYPIGKLQVPETVTLNDIQTYIDDISTYTERLRDVVNSLTEVELNKTYREGSWNVRLLVHHIADSQLNMYQRLKLALTDDNPKVPEFIQDDWAVLPDSKLPVESSIKMLEGINEHVVALGSRLTEDQLTRVFTHEVNGEISVGTKMAKLAWHEEHHLAHIKIALSK from the coding sequence ATGGACGTAAGATATCCTATTGGTAAATTGCAGGTTCCAGAGACCGTTACGCTTAACGACATTCAAACATATATCGATGACATCAGCACATACACTGAACGTCTCCGCGATGTGGTTAACTCACTGACTGAGGTTGAGTTAAATAAGACTTACCGCGAAGGCAGCTGGAATGTCCGTCTGCTTGTTCATCATATTGCTGATTCACAGCTGAATATGTATCAGCGTTTAAAGCTTGCTTTAACAGACGACAATCCTAAAGTACCCGAGTTCATTCAGGATGACTGGGCAGTGCTTCCGGACAGCAAATTGCCTGTGGAGAGTTCGATTAAGATGCTGGAAGGCATTAACGAACATGTGGTTGCGCTCGGCAGCCGTCTGACTGAAGATCAGCTTACACGTGTGTTTACACATGAAGTGAACGGCGAAATTTCGGTCGGTACGAAAATGGCCAAGCTGGCATGGCATGAAGAACACCATCTGGCACATATTAAAATTGCACTTTCAAAATAA